From the genome of Xiphophorus couchianus chromosome 6, X_couchianus-1.0, whole genome shotgun sequence, one region includes:
- the kdsr gene encoding 3-dehydrosphinganine reductase, with the protein MSSEEEFSSPISDWLFVHSWWLFLPFIMFLVVAAFIVAFVLLLYMISPLISPKPLKLNGAHVVVTGGSSGIGKSIAVQCYRQGAFITLVARDEEKLLRAKKEVEKYAINDKQVVLCVSVDVSSDYTQVENVIKQAQEKLGPVDMLINCAGTSISAKFEEMEVERFKEMMELNYLGSVYPTRAVITTMKERRMGRIMFVSSQAGQIGLFGYTAYSASKFALRGLAEALQMEVKPYNIYVTVAFPPDTDTPLLAEENKSKPLETKLISETSGVWQPDQVAKIFVRDAVQGNFNSSVGPDGYMLSALTCGMSPVTSITEGLQQIVTMGLFRSIALFYLGSFDSIVRRCMIQREQSKAADKRE; encoded by the exons ATGTCCTCTGAGGAAGAGTTCAGTTCACCGATTTCAGATTGGCTCTTCGTCCATTCCTGGTGGCTCTTTCTACCGTTCATCATGTTTCTTGTCGTCGCCGCCTTCATTGTTGCTTTTGTGTTATTGCTGTACATGATATCGCCTCTCATAAGCCCCAAACCTCTGAAGCTGAACGGGGCCCACGTCGTG GTGACAGGAGGCTCCAGTGGGATTGGGAAGAGCATCGCAGTTCAGTGCTACAGACAAGGAGCATTCATCACTCTGGTCGCTCGAGACGAG GAGAAATTACTAAGAGCAAAGAAAGAGGTGGAAAAATATGCCATCAATGACAAGCAg gtggtgctcTGTGTGTCAGTGGATGTTTCCAGTGACTACACGCAGGTggaaaatgtgataaaacag GCTCAGGAGAAGCTTGGGCCTGTTGACATGCTTATAAACTGCGCTGGAACGTCCATTTCTGCAAAGTTTGAGGAAATGGAGGTGGAGCGCTTCAAG GAAATGATGGAACTGAACTACCTGGGCAGCGTTTATCCGACTCGAGCTGTGATAACCACCATGAAGGAGCGAAGAATGGGCCGCATCATGTTTGTGTCATCCCAGGCGGGTCAGATCGGCCTGTTTGGGTACACTGCCTACTCTGCATCCAAGTTTGCTTTGCGTGGCTTGGCAGAGGCACTGCAGATGGAG GTAAAGCCCTACAATATCTATGTGACTGTGGCATTCCCACCTGACACGGACACTCCACTACTggctgaagaaaacaaatcaaag CCTTTAGAGACCAAATTGATCTCTGAAACATCTGGAGTTTGGCAGCCTGACCAAGTGGCCAAAATCTTTGTCAGGGATGCGGTG caAGGAAACTTTAACAGCTCAGTTGGCCCAGATGGTTACATGCTATCAGCTCTCACCTGTGGAATGTCACCTGTCACCTCCATCACAGAAGGCCTCCAGCAG ATTGTCACAATGGGGTTGTTTCGGAGTATCGCCCTCTTCTACCTGGGGAGTTTTGACAGCATCGTACGCCGCTGCATGATTCAGAGGGAGCAATCGAAAGCAGCCGACAAGAGGGAGTAG
- the vps4b gene encoding vacuolar protein sorting-associated protein 4B isoform X2: MANNNLQKAIDLASKAAQEDKAQNFEEALRLYQAAVQYFLHVVKYEAQGDKAKQSIRAKCAEYLDRAEKLKEYLKKKDKAPPAKPVKESQSDDKGNESDEGDDPEKKKFQNQLSGAIVMEKPNIKWDDVAGLEGAKEALKEAVILPIKFPHLFTGKRTPWRGILLFGPPGTGKSYLAKAVATEANNSTFFSISSSDLVSKWLGESEKLVKNLFSLARENKPSIIFIDEIDSLCGSRSENESEAARRIKTEFLVQMQGVGNDNEGVLVLGATNIPWTLDSAIRRRFEKRIYIPLPEEHARSFMFKLNLGSTPNTLTESDFAALGKKTVSYSGADISIIVRDALMQPVRKVQSATHFKRVRGQSRTDPNVVIDDLLTPCSPGDPNAIEMTWMEVPGEKLLEPVVSMPDMLRSLSNTKPTVNEQDLEKLKKFTEDFGQEG, from the exons AAAGCGATTGATCTCGCCAGCAAGGCAGCTCAGGAGGATAAAGCTCAGAACTTCGAGGAGGCACTGCGTCTCTATCAGGCTGCTGTTCAGTACTTTCTTCATGTGGTAAAAT ATGAGGCCCAAGGAGACAAAGCAAAACAGAGCATCCGGGCAAAATGTGCAGAGTACCTGGACAGAGCAGAGAAGCTGAAGGAGTATctgaagaagaaagacaaagcTCCTCCTGCTAAGCCTGTCAAAGAATCGCAGTCCGATGACAAAGG GAATGAAAGTGATGAGGGGGATGAtccagagaaaaagaaattccaAAATCAACTCTCAG GTGCAATCGTTATGGAGAAGCCTAATATTAAATGGGATGATGTTGCTGGTTTAGAGGGAGCCAAGGAGGCTTTAAAAGAGGCTGTTATTCTTCCAATCAAATTCCCCCACCTTTTCACAG GAAAGAGAACTCCATGGAGAGGGATCTTGCTCTTTGGGCCTCCTGGTACAGGAAAGTCTTACCTAGCTAAGGCTGTGGCAACAGAGGCAAACAACTCAACCTTCTTCTCAATCTCTTCATCGGATCTTGTCTCCAAATGGCTGGGAGAGAGTGAAAA GTTGGTGAAGAATCTTTTCAGCCTTGCGAGGGAGAATAAGCCTTCAATCATCTTTATTGATGAGATTGACTCGTTGTGCGGTTCAAGGAGTGAAAACGAGAGTGAAGCTGCTCGCCGAATTAAAACAGAGTTCCTGGTTCAAATGCAGG GTGTGGGTAATGACAATGAGGGAGTGCTAGTGCTGGGAGCCACAAATATCCCCTGGACTCTAGACTCTGCCATTAGAAGACG ATTTGAGAAGAGGATCTACATACCGCTGCCTGAGGAGCATGCCCGCTCCTTCATGTTCAAACTCAATCTCGGCTCGACCCCCAACACTCTCACTGAATCAGACTTTGCAGCTCTGGGGAAGAAGACAGTTAGTTACTCAGGAGCAGACATCAGCATCATCGTCAGAGACGCTCTAATGCAGCCTGTTCGAAAGGTCCAGTCAGCAACCCACTTCAAACGG GTACGAGGTCAATCCAGAACTGATCCAAATGTTGTTATTGATGACCTTTTGACTCCATGCTCTCCTGGTGATCCCAACGCAATTGAAATGACCTGGATGGAGGTCCCTGGAGAGAAGCTATTGGAACCAGTGGTGTCCATG CCTGACATGCTGAGGTCTCTGTCCAACACAAAGCCAACAGTCAACGAACAGGACttggagaaactgaaaaaatttaCAGAAGACTTCGGACAGGAAGGCTAG